The Antarcticibacterium sp. 1MA-6-2 genome has a window encoding:
- a CDS encoding 1-acyl-sn-glycerol-3-phosphate acyltransferase → MKKILSYPLSVICYFFFFLSLIVFHVIQWLCLKLGGYQAHKKSVDIFNLVLMRCLNIMGTRFSIDNAFNIPVNRTCIFVANHQGIYDIPPIIWYLRKQHPKFVSKKELGKGIPGISFNLRHGGSALIDRKNPRQAVVTISKFAAYLKETNRSAVIFPEGTRSRTGQPKKFAVTGLQVLFKKLPDALVVPITVNNSWKLFKYGSFPLGMGVHVKLKVHEPIPVNSQEPEALIALVERTIIKDIK, encoded by the coding sequence ATGAAAAAGATCCTTTCCTACCCCTTATCGGTCATTTGCTATTTTTTCTTTTTTCTCTCACTTATTGTTTTTCACGTAATACAGTGGCTATGTCTTAAGCTAGGCGGGTACCAGGCGCACAAAAAATCGGTTGATATTTTTAACCTTGTGCTCATGCGTTGCTTAAATATAATGGGCACCCGGTTTAGTATAGATAATGCTTTTAATATTCCTGTTAACAGGACCTGCATTTTTGTTGCTAACCATCAGGGAATATATGACATTCCTCCTATTATTTGGTATTTGCGCAAGCAACATCCTAAGTTTGTGAGTAAAAAAGAACTGGGAAAAGGGATTCCGGGAATTTCATTCAATTTGAGACATGGAGGTTCTGCATTAATAGATCGAAAGAATCCAAGGCAGGCGGTAGTAACTATTTCAAAATTTGCGGCTTATTTAAAGGAAACAAATAGATCTGCCGTAATATTCCCTGAAGGAACCCGTAGCAGGACGGGGCAACCCAAGAAATTTGCCGTTACAGGGTTACAGGTCCTCTTCAAAAAGTTACCCGATGCTTTAGTAGTTCCTATAACAGTAAACAACTCCTGGAAATTATTTAAATATGGAAGTTTTCCCCTGGGGATGGGGGTTCACGTTAAACTGAAAGTTCACGAACCTATCCCGGTCAACTCCCAGGAACCCGAAGCGCTTATTGCCCTTGTAGAGCGCACCATTATAAAAGATATTAAATAA
- the hppD gene encoding 4-hydroxyphenylpyruvate dioxygenase: MNTDSTSLKLKKTVQQAEDFLPLLGTDFVELYVGNAKQAAFYYQQAWGFQLMAYSGLETGRKDSVSYVLQQGKIRLVLTSPLQPGGAINEHINKHGDGVKVVALWVDDARKSYQETTHRGAESYVEPYEMKDENGTVVISGIHTYGETVHLFVERSNYNGPFLPGYRAYTPKFQVEPTGLKYIDHMVGNVGWNEMNKWCEFYAKTMGFAQLVSFDDKDISTDYTALMSKVMSNGNGRIKFPINEPAEGKKKSQIEEYIDFYNGAGVQHIAVATDNIIETVTQLRDRGVEFLYVPEIYYDTVLERVGEIDEDLEPLKELGVLIDRDDEGYLLQIFTKPVLDRPTMFFEIIQRKGAQSFGKGNFKALFEAIEREQDLRGTLQ; the protein is encoded by the coding sequence ATGAACACAGATAGCACTTCATTAAAACTAAAAAAAACCGTACAACAGGCTGAAGATTTTCTGCCTTTGTTGGGGACGGACTTTGTTGAACTTTATGTAGGTAATGCAAAGCAGGCAGCGTTTTATTATCAACAAGCCTGGGGTTTCCAGCTTATGGCATATTCCGGTTTGGAAACGGGAAGAAAAGACAGTGTATCCTATGTGCTGCAACAAGGAAAAATAAGATTGGTATTAACTTCTCCCTTGCAACCGGGAGGGGCTATAAATGAGCATATTAATAAACATGGTGACGGGGTAAAGGTGGTGGCTTTGTGGGTAGATGATGCAAGAAAAAGTTACCAGGAGACGACCCATCGTGGAGCAGAGTCCTATGTGGAGCCTTATGAAATGAAGGACGAGAATGGAACTGTGGTAATTTCAGGAATCCACACTTATGGAGAAACGGTACATCTTTTTGTGGAGCGCAGCAATTACAATGGACCATTCCTTCCCGGTTACAGAGCCTACACCCCTAAATTCCAGGTGGAGCCTACGGGATTAAAATATATTGATCATATGGTGGGAAATGTAGGCTGGAACGAAATGAACAAATGGTGTGAGTTTTACGCTAAGACTATGGGTTTTGCTCAGCTGGTGTCCTTTGATGATAAAGATATTTCTACAGATTATACAGCCTTAATGAGTAAGGTAATGAGTAATGGGAATGGCAGGATCAAATTTCCTATTAATGAACCTGCGGAAGGTAAAAAGAAATCACAGATCGAGGAATATATAGATTTTTACAACGGGGCGGGAGTTCAACACATTGCCGTTGCAACCGATAATATTATTGAAACCGTAACGCAATTACGGGATCGCGGAGTGGAATTCTTATATGTGCCAGAGATTTATTATGATACAGTGTTGGAAAGAGTGGGAGAGATTGATGAAGATCTTGAGCCTTTAAAAGAGCTTGGTGTTTTGATTGACCGTGATGATGAGGGTTACTTATTGCAGATATTTACCAAGCCTGTATTAGATCGTCCTACCATGTTCTTCGAGATCATACAGCGAAAAGGTGCGCAATCTTTTGGGAAAGGTAATTTTAAAGCTCTTTTTGAAGCAATTGAAAGGGAGCAGGATTTACGGGGTACACTTCAATAA
- a CDS encoding TonB-dependent receptor has protein sequence MIIPRVINANGFLELRESSSFWDINLKLEQHIDITENFHINLSAGVQNALNAYQDDFDSGPTRDSDYIYGPARPRTFFFGIKIGNLHN, from the coding sequence ATGATTATCCCAAGAGTGATCAATGCTAATGGATTTTTAGAGTTGAGAGAATCTTCATCTTTTTGGGATATAAATTTGAAACTTGAGCAACATATCGATATTACGGAGAATTTTCACATTAATTTAAGTGCGGGTGTTCAGAATGCTTTAAATGCTTATCAAGATGATTTTGACTCCGGCCCTACCCGGGATTCCGATTACATCTATGGACCAGCCCGACCCCGTACTTTTTTCTTCGGAATCAAAATTGGAAATCTCCATAACTAG
- a CDS encoding DUF3108 domain-containing protein, giving the protein MKNGITIISLLLLLLPFQIFSQQAFDHGEWFKFRVHYGPINAGYATLNVKETNFNNKKVFHVVGKGKSSGMLHLVFKVEDNYESYIDANNGLPYRFIRQIDEGGYTKDLQIDFNQSQNKAFVFDRKNNENHNYSTPDNVHDMLSAFYYLRNDLNEKALIPGQEYNLNMFYDKEHHEFKLKFLGKEVIKTKFGKIATLKFRPYVLAGRVFEEKESLTFWVSDDLNKMPVKISANLAVGSLNASLDEFKGLKHPLQIIYD; this is encoded by the coding sequence ATGAAAAACGGGATTACTATAATTTCACTTCTACTATTACTTCTTCCTTTTCAAATTTTTTCTCAGCAGGCTTTTGACCATGGGGAATGGTTTAAGTTTCGGGTTCATTACGGTCCTATAAATGCGGGCTATGCAACTCTAAATGTAAAGGAGACCAACTTTAATAATAAAAAAGTATTCCACGTTGTAGGAAAAGGTAAATCATCAGGTATGCTCCACCTGGTATTTAAAGTTGAAGATAATTATGAAAGTTATATAGATGCAAATAACGGTTTGCCATACAGGTTTATTCGTCAAATTGATGAAGGTGGCTATACTAAAGATCTTCAAATAGATTTTAATCAGTCTCAAAATAAAGCTTTTGTATTTGATCGTAAGAATAATGAGAATCATAATTATTCGACTCCGGATAATGTTCATGATATGCTTTCAGCTTTTTATTACCTCCGCAATGATTTAAACGAAAAAGCTTTAATTCCTGGGCAGGAGTATAACCTCAATATGTTTTACGATAAAGAACATCACGAGTTCAAGTTAAAGTTCCTGGGAAAGGAGGTTATTAAGACAAAATTTGGTAAAATTGCCACTTTAAAATTCCGGCCCTACGTTTTGGCAGGAAGAGTGTTTGAGGAGAAGGAAAGCCTTACTTTTTGGGTGAGTGACGATTTAAATAAAATGCCTGTAAAGATAAGTGCAAACCTGGCTGTAGGTTCTCTTAATGCCAGCCTGGATGAATTTAAAGGTTTAAAACATCCTCTGCAGATAATATACGATTAA
- a CDS encoding TerB family tellurite resistance protein — MFKWILAVIGFMFYRYAGAILGFILGTVIDNWSRSSGTYKNVFSGEAQTVSPGDFELNLLSLCSIVIKADGKVSQTELDYVRTYFVQAYGKERANATFRTFNEVIKSREVSAQRIGLYLQQRTRYEVRLQILHFLFGIAKADGQVSQAELNQLHQISGYLNLMKRDFESIKAMFFQSADNAYKILEIEKSATDAEVKKAFRTMAKKYHPDKLQHMDEAYQKGAEEKFRKVQEAYEHILKERGI, encoded by the coding sequence ATGTTCAAATGGATACTGGCCGTTATTGGCTTTATGTTTTACAGGTATGCGGGAGCTATTCTCGGTTTTATTTTAGGTACAGTAATAGATAACTGGTCCCGGTCGTCAGGGACTTATAAAAATGTGTTTTCGGGAGAAGCACAAACGGTATCTCCCGGTGATTTTGAGCTGAATCTATTATCCTTATGTTCCATTGTCATTAAAGCTGATGGTAAGGTTTCACAAACTGAACTTGATTATGTGAGGACATATTTCGTTCAGGCCTACGGAAAGGAGCGGGCAAATGCCACTTTTCGCACCTTTAATGAGGTCATCAAAAGCAGAGAAGTATCAGCTCAGCGAATTGGTCTTTACTTACAACAGCGTACTCGCTATGAAGTTAGACTTCAAATCCTGCATTTTCTATTTGGAATTGCAAAAGCAGACGGGCAGGTTTCCCAGGCTGAATTAAATCAATTACATCAAATTTCAGGATACTTAAATCTGATGAAAAGAGATTTTGAAAGCATTAAAGCAATGTTCTTCCAATCTGCCGATAATGCCTACAAGATCCTGGAAATTGAAAAATCTGCTACCGATGCCGAGGTTAAAAAAGCTTTTCGAACAATGGCAAAAAAGTATCACCCGGACAAGCTGCAGCATATGGATGAAGCTTACCAAAAAGGAGCTGAAGAAAAGTTCAGAAAAGTACAGGAAGCATATGAGCATATTCTAAAGGAAAGAGGAATTTAA
- a CDS encoding thioredoxin family protein: protein MGFEELEESLEEEKKPVVIYFYTDWCVYCKKMDKQAFKDPEIISALNNHFYAVKMNAESTENIKFDGQIFTNEQVKTKRIAIHQIPLLLASRKNTPVSFPVILVLDENFKVLRKSYEYLTTEKLKILIKD, encoded by the coding sequence ATGGGCTTTGAAGAACTGGAGGAATCATTGGAAGAGGAAAAAAAACCCGTGGTGATCTACTTTTATACTGACTGGTGTGTGTATTGTAAAAAAATGGACAAACAGGCATTCAAAGATCCCGAAATTATTTCCGCTCTAAATAACCACTTTTATGCTGTCAAAATGAATGCGGAAAGCACTGAAAATATAAAATTTGATGGGCAGATTTTTACGAATGAACAGGTTAAAACGAAGAGGATCGCGATCCATCAAATACCTCTGCTGTTAGCCAGCCGAAAAAATACACCAGTTTCGTTTCCCGTCATTCTGGTGCTTGATGAAAACTTTAAAGTTCTCAGGAAGAGTTACGAATATCTCACTACAGAAAAATTGAAAATATTGATCAAAGACTAA
- the pgi gene encoding glucose-6-phosphate isomerase encodes MKNIDPTTTESWKKLQEIFQETKNLKMKDLFQEDPERSGNFTIQWKDFYVDFSKNRITAEVQQALLGLAQDTGLKEAIESYYGGEAINRTEGLQVLHTALRAPEDSEVLVDGKNVIPEVYEAKRKIREFSQQIINGAKKGYTDQAFTDVVNIGIGGSDLGPVMVTEALQFYKNHLNVHYISNVDGDHVHETLKDLNPETTLFVIVSKTFTTQETLSNANTARDWFKKSSPADAVSKHFVAVSSNISKVEEFGIASENIFPMWDWVGGRFSLWSAVGLSISLAVGYSQFNELLEGAHQMDVHFKTEDFEKNIPVQLALLSIWYNNFYKAESEAVIPYTQYLQKLPSYLQQAIMESNGKSVDRNGNKVSYQTGNIIWGEPGTNSQHAFFQLIHQGTKLIPADFIGFKKSLYKDRDHHHKLMANYFAQTEALLMGKTSNEVQKELEEKKMASEELNVLRPFKEFDGNKPTTSILIDQLTPTSLGKLIAMYEHKIFVQGVIWNIYSYDQWGVELGKQLASKILSEIDRLDVSNHDSSTKNLLKFYLN; translated from the coding sequence ATGAAAAATATAGATCCTACTACAACAGAAAGCTGGAAGAAACTCCAGGAGATATTTCAAGAGACAAAGAATTTGAAGATGAAGGATCTTTTTCAGGAAGATCCGGAGCGATCTGGTAATTTTACCATTCAATGGAAAGATTTTTATGTAGATTTCAGTAAAAACAGGATCACGGCGGAAGTTCAGCAAGCATTACTGGGATTAGCACAGGACACTGGACTTAAGGAAGCAATAGAATCTTATTATGGCGGAGAAGCTATTAACAGGACCGAAGGCTTACAGGTATTACATACTGCTTTACGGGCACCTGAAGATTCAGAAGTTTTAGTAGATGGTAAAAATGTTATTCCTGAAGTTTACGAGGCTAAAAGAAAGATCAGGGAATTTTCGCAACAAATAATAAATGGGGCGAAAAAGGGATATACAGATCAGGCTTTTACAGATGTAGTGAACATCGGGATTGGAGGATCAGATCTTGGACCCGTTATGGTGACTGAAGCACTGCAGTTTTATAAAAACCACCTTAATGTACATTACATTTCCAATGTAGACGGTGATCACGTTCATGAGACATTAAAAGATCTTAATCCTGAAACCACCCTTTTTGTTATTGTTTCAAAAACTTTCACAACCCAGGAAACCTTAAGTAACGCTAACACAGCCAGAGACTGGTTTAAAAAATCTTCTCCGGCTGATGCTGTTTCAAAACATTTTGTGGCCGTATCAAGTAATATTTCCAAAGTAGAAGAATTTGGAATTGCTTCTGAAAATATTTTCCCAATGTGGGATTGGGTTGGCGGCCGATTTTCTCTTTGGAGTGCAGTAGGTTTATCTATTAGCCTGGCGGTGGGATACAGCCAGTTTAATGAATTGTTAGAAGGAGCTCATCAAATGGATGTTCATTTTAAAACTGAAGATTTTGAAAAGAACATCCCGGTGCAGCTGGCCTTACTCAGCATTTGGTATAATAATTTTTATAAAGCTGAAAGTGAAGCCGTAATTCCCTATACGCAGTACCTGCAAAAATTGCCTTCCTATCTTCAACAGGCAATTATGGAAAGCAATGGTAAAAGCGTTGACCGCAACGGGAACAAAGTTTCCTACCAAACCGGGAATATTATTTGGGGTGAGCCCGGCACTAATTCTCAGCATGCCTTTTTCCAATTGATCCATCAGGGTACCAAGCTTATTCCGGCTGATTTTATTGGGTTTAAAAAATCTCTTTATAAAGACAGGGATCATCATCATAAGCTTATGGCTAATTATTTTGCCCAGACAGAGGCTTTATTAATGGGCAAAACTTCTAACGAGGTTCAAAAAGAACTGGAAGAAAAGAAAATGGCTTCTGAAGAATTGAATGTATTAAGACCATTCAAGGAATTTGACGGGAATAAACCCACCACTTCAATTCTAATAGACCAATTGACTCCCACCAGTTTGGGAAAATTAATAGCCATGTATGAACACAAAATTTTTGTACAGGGAGTGATTTGGAATATTTACAGTTATGACCAATGGGGGGTAGAATTAGGGAAGCAATTAGCTTCAAAAATTCTTTCAGAAATTGATCGACTTGACGTTTCAAACCATGATAGTTCTACTAAAAATCTCTTAAAATTCTATTTAAACTAA
- a CDS encoding HD domain-containing protein, producing the protein MTNRFPIGTSPNHSPLTQDQIIQKTKIFVEASLKDAEGGHDYFHIERVLNNALLINREEGANEFIVVLGALLHDIADYKFHNGDETVGPKTARNFLSEQGVDQYTIDQVVKIIENVSFKGGNERQEFCSKELEIIQDADRLDALGAIGIARTFNYGGFKGRALYDPGVKPNLSLTKEEYKASTAPTINHFYEKLLLLKDRMNTKTGRTLAAERHRFMEQFLDHFYAEWEGKR; encoded by the coding sequence ATGACAAATCGTTTTCCCATTGGCACCAGTCCAAACCACTCCCCGTTGACACAGGACCAAATTATCCAAAAGACTAAGATTTTTGTAGAAGCTTCTCTCAAAGATGCTGAAGGAGGACACGATTACTTTCATATTGAGCGGGTTTTAAACAACGCTCTCCTTATTAACAGGGAAGAAGGGGCCAATGAGTTTATAGTCGTTCTGGGAGCTTTACTGCACGACATAGCCGACTATAAATTTCACAATGGTGATGAAACAGTGGGGCCAAAAACGGCCAGAAATTTTTTATCTGAACAAGGGGTGGATCAATATACAATCGATCAGGTTGTGAAAATTATTGAAAATGTCTCTTTTAAAGGGGGAAATGAGAGGCAGGAATTCTGTTCAAAAGAGCTTGAAATTATACAGGATGCTGACAGACTGGATGCTTTGGGGGCAATTGGAATAGCCCGAACCTTTAATTACGGTGGATTTAAAGGAAGAGCTCTTTATGATCCTGGAGTAAAGCCAAACCTCTCCCTGACTAAAGAAGAATACAAAGCTTCAACAGCTCCCACAATAAATCATTTTTATGAAAAACTTCTCCTGTTAAAGGACAGGATGAATACTAAAACGGGGAGAACACTAGCCGCAGAGCGTCATAGATTTATGGAACAGTTTCTTGACCATTTCTATGCCGAATGGGAAGGTAAGCGGTGA
- a CDS encoding peptidoglycan DD-metalloendopeptidase family protein yields the protein MKKLSYLLLLGLSLTACKQEKETREITEAKVIEQPPILEEYGFVLNDFEVVRDTIRSGDFFGSIMNNHGVSAQKVYEITQQAGKEFDPTKLIVGKPYVILKEKDSASTPSAFIYENDRIEYTIVKIKDSVSVEKAKKPVTIKRKTVSGVIVSNLSDAITNEGLSILLSYELSNIYQWSIDFWKLQKGDKFKMVYNERYINDTIYAGLESIEGAVFVHQDKPYYAFNYAANTENSDTDFYDEKARPLESFFLKAPLNFSRISSRFSGRRFHPVQKTWKAHKGTDYAAPHGTPIWSTANGVVIASGYTAGNGNYVKVKHNDTYTTQYLHMSKRNVRVGERVKQGDVIGFVGSTGLARPSRVLPFLGERRTGGPFQAKSSIGRTNS from the coding sequence TTGAAAAAATTAAGTTACTTACTATTACTGGGTCTTTCCCTCACCGCCTGTAAGCAGGAAAAGGAAACCCGTGAAATTACTGAAGCCAAAGTAATTGAGCAGCCGCCGATTCTTGAAGAATATGGATTTGTATTAAATGATTTTGAAGTAGTACGGGATACCATAAGATCGGGAGATTTCTTCGGGAGTATAATGAACAATCATGGAGTGAGTGCTCAAAAAGTTTATGAAATCACTCAACAGGCAGGTAAAGAGTTTGACCCTACAAAGTTGATTGTAGGAAAGCCATATGTAATCCTGAAAGAAAAGGATTCCGCATCTACACCCAGTGCTTTTATTTATGAAAACGATCGTATAGAATATACAATCGTAAAAATAAAGGATAGTGTTTCTGTAGAAAAGGCGAAAAAACCTGTAACTATAAAGAGAAAAACGGTTTCAGGAGTAATAGTTAGTAATCTTTCAGATGCTATTACAAATGAAGGTTTAAGTATTTTACTTTCTTATGAGTTGAGCAATATTTACCAGTGGAGTATAGATTTCTGGAAATTGCAAAAGGGGGACAAGTTCAAGATGGTGTATAATGAACGCTACATCAACGATACAATTTACGCAGGATTAGAAAGTATAGAAGGAGCAGTGTTTGTTCATCAGGATAAACCCTATTATGCTTTTAATTACGCTGCTAATACAGAAAATTCTGATACAGATTTTTACGATGAAAAAGCACGGCCACTGGAGAGTTTTTTCTTAAAGGCGCCGCTAAATTTCAGCAGGATTTCTTCCCGATTTTCAGGAAGAAGATTTCATCCCGTGCAAAAAACCTGGAAAGCTCATAAAGGTACCGATTATGCTGCGCCTCATGGAACTCCAATTTGGTCTACGGCAAACGGGGTTGTAATAGCCTCTGGTTATACAGCGGGAAATGGGAATTATGTAAAGGTTAAACACAACGACACCTATACCACACAATACCTTCATATGTCGAAAAGAAATGTGAGAGTGGGTGAAAGAGTTAAACAGGGAGATGTCATAGGATTTGTAGGAAGTACAGGTCTTGCTAGGCCCTCACGTGTGTTACCGTTTTTGGGTGAGAGGAGAACAGGTGGACCCTTTCAGGCAAAATCTTCCATCGGCCGAACCAATAGTTGA
- a CDS encoding TonB-dependent receptor — MRKLLALAVFFLTSATIFAQGTITGTVVDSDMNAPLPGANVKVVGTNTGTTTDFDGRFALSVPNASGTLEITFVGFERKTVAYSVAAGQTQNLGNIVLGTDADALSEVIVIGRGVIDVAIGRQTPVAVSTITSAEIEKSAGNMEFPEMLRSMPSVYANTSGGGYGDSEMRVRGFDQSNTAFLLNGQPINGMEDGNMYWSNWQGVRDIANAVQVQRGLGASKLAISSVGGTVNIVTQTYNNVERGFVSGEIANNNYYKTTAYYTTGKNDLGWSSTYMLSRWQGDGNFYKGTAGEGLTYFFSVGYRPSDEHAFNLLITGAPQTHGQAYQGSINAALTRGRDYNENWGYLNGSLYNERTNFYHKPSYQL; from the coding sequence ATGAGGAAATTATTAGCACTAGCAGTGTTTTTTTTAACGTCTGCTACGATTTTTGCTCAAGGAACCATTACCGGAACGGTAGTAGATTCTGACATGAATGCCCCACTACCTGGTGCAAACGTAAAGGTAGTAGGTACAAACACAGGGACCACTACCGACTTTGATGGCCGTTTTGCCCTTAGCGTTCCTAACGCAAGCGGTACGTTGGAAATTACTTTTGTGGGATTTGAAAGAAAGACAGTAGCATATTCTGTAGCTGCAGGTCAAACTCAAAATTTAGGAAATATTGTTTTAGGCACTGATGCCGATGCTCTTTCGGAAGTTATAGTAATTGGTAGAGGAGTTATCGACGTTGCAATTGGAAGACAAACTCCTGTAGCTGTTTCAACAATAACTTCTGCTGAAATAGAAAAAAGTGCAGGAAACATGGAGTTTCCAGAGATGTTAAGATCTATGCCGTCTGTTTATGCTAATACTTCCGGAGGTGGATATGGTGACTCTGAAATGAGAGTTCGTGGATTTGACCAGAGTAATACCGCATTCCTTCTAAATGGTCAACCAATCAATGGTATGGAGGATGGAAATATGTACTGGAGTAACTGGCAGGGAGTAAGAGATATTGCCAATGCAGTACAAGTTCAGAGAGGTCTGGGAGCTTCAAAACTTGCTATTTCTTCTGTTGGAGGAACTGTTAACATCGTAACACAAACCTATAACAACGTTGAGAGAGGATTTGTTTCTGGAGAAATTGCTAACAACAATTACTATAAGACAACTGCCTACTACACTACAGGTAAAAATGATCTTGGCTGGTCTTCCACCTATATGCTATCCAGATGGCAGGGAGATGGAAATTTCTATAAAGGAACCGCTGGAGAAGGTTTAACCTATTTCTTCTCAGTTGGATACAGACCTTCTGATGAGCACGCCTTTAACTTACTTATTACAGGAGCCCCTCAAACCCACGGTCAGGCATATCAAGGTAGTATAAATGCCGCTTTGACCCGCGGAAGAGATTACAACGAAAATTGGGGTTACTTAAACGGTAGCTTATATAATGAGCGTACAAACTTCTATCACAAACCTAGTTATCAACTTTAA
- a CDS encoding tryptophan 2,3-dioxygenase family protein, translating to MKEIKPEIAERILQLEEKFKNSGQDMGSYLDGLLYDKYLTYWDYISLDTLLSLQNTKTQFPDEEIFITYHQITELYFKLMIHEQKQIIAEEYLTAKFYLEKLDRLNRYIRILINSFDVMIKGMDRDQFLKFRMALLPASGFQSAQFRMIEIYSTPLEHLITHNERNSFTPANPIEELYENSYWKKGGIDLSTKEKTLTLKQFELRYTRRFLRIANEVKGKTLYHKFLMLPEEERNNKNLIEALRTFDVNVNVNWLLMHMGAAHRYLRKDKNTIAATGGTNWKEFLPPSFQKNSFFPNLWSQEEFNNWGREWVTHLFNKENIN from the coding sequence ATGAAAGAGATCAAGCCCGAAATTGCTGAACGAATTTTACAACTTGAAGAGAAGTTCAAAAATTCCGGGCAGGATATGGGTTCTTACCTGGATGGTCTTTTATATGACAAATATTTAACCTATTGGGATTATATAAGTCTGGATACTCTTTTAAGCCTTCAGAATACAAAAACCCAATTCCCAGATGAAGAGATCTTCATCACTTACCATCAAATTACTGAACTTTATTTTAAGCTCATGATCCATGAGCAAAAGCAAATAATTGCTGAAGAGTATCTTACTGCGAAGTTCTATCTTGAAAAACTGGACAGGCTTAACCGCTATATTAGAATTCTTATTAATTCTTTTGATGTCATGATCAAAGGAATGGACAGGGATCAATTTTTAAAATTCCGGATGGCTCTGTTGCCTGCAAGTGGTTTCCAGTCCGCTCAGTTCAGGATGATAGAAATTTATTCCACACCTCTTGAGCATTTGATCACTCATAACGAACGCAATTCTTTTACTCCAGCTAATCCTATTGAAGAGCTTTATGAAAATTCTTACTGGAAAAAAGGAGGAATTGATCTTTCTACCAAAGAAAAAACTCTTACCTTAAAACAGTTTGAGCTAAGGTATACGCGAAGATTTCTTCGTATTGCTAATGAAGTAAAAGGCAAAACGCTTTATCATAAATTTTTGATGCTTCCTGAGGAGGAAAGGAACAATAAGAATTTAATTGAAGCGTTGCGTACTTTTGATGTTAATGTAAATGTAAACTGGTTGTTGATGCACATGGGGGCAGCGCATCGTTACCTAAGGAAGGATAAAAATACAATTGCAGCGACAGGAGGAACAAATTGGAAAGAATTTTTACCTCCTAGTTTTCAGAAGAATTCATTTTTTCCGAATTTATGGTCACAGGAGGAATTTAATAATTGGGGCAGGGAATGGGTAACTCACTTGTTTAATAAAGAAAATATCAATTAA